From Halobacillus sp. Marseille-Q1614, the proteins below share one genomic window:
- a CDS encoding RluA family pseudouridine synthase, translating into MKEIYEVTEADESKRIDKLLSEVIEDASRSQIQSWLKDKHVQVDEEFVKSNYKVQAGQTITWQVPKVKPLDLKPENIDLEIVYEDQDVVVVNKPAGMVVHPAAGHETGTLVHALLYHCSDLSGINGVERPGIVHRIDKDTSGLLMVAKNDKAHESLVQQLMDKTVERRYVAIVHGMITHEYGTIEAPIGRDLKDRQRMAVVDNGKEAVTHFQVLEHFKDFSYIECKLETGRTHQIRVHMRYINHPLAGDPKYGPRKTPDLPKGQALHAKSIGFTHPRTEEWMKFECEPPEEFNQTLEALRSRS; encoded by the coding sequence GTGAAGGAAATATATGAAGTAACTGAGGCTGATGAGTCGAAACGGATTGATAAATTATTAAGCGAAGTGATTGAAGACGCATCTCGTTCACAAATTCAGTCCTGGTTAAAAGACAAGCATGTCCAGGTGGATGAAGAGTTCGTAAAAAGCAACTATAAAGTACAGGCGGGCCAGACGATTACATGGCAGGTGCCAAAAGTCAAGCCGCTTGACCTGAAACCTGAAAATATCGATCTTGAAATCGTTTATGAAGATCAGGATGTGGTCGTCGTTAATAAACCGGCAGGCATGGTCGTTCATCCAGCGGCCGGACATGAGACAGGCACGCTTGTTCATGCACTTTTATACCACTGCTCGGATCTTTCGGGCATTAATGGTGTCGAGAGACCGGGAATCGTACACCGTATTGATAAAGACACTAGTGGTCTGCTGATGGTAGCGAAAAATGATAAAGCTCATGAATCACTCGTCCAGCAACTAATGGACAAAACTGTTGAGCGCAGATACGTGGCTATCGTTCATGGGATGATTACCCATGAATATGGTACGATTGAAGCTCCGATTGGACGCGATCTAAAAGACCGGCAGAGAATGGCTGTTGTCGATAACGGGAAAGAAGCGGTCACTCATTTTCAAGTGCTCGAGCATTTTAAAGACTTCTCCTATATTGAGTGTAAATTAGAAACGGGAAGAACCCATCAAATTCGCGTTCATATGCGTTATATTAATCATCCATTAGCAGGAGATCCAAAGTATGGCCCGAGAAAAACGCCTGATCTGCCGAAAGGACAGGCGCTCCATGCGAAATCAATCGGATTTACCCATCCGCGCACTGAAGAGTGGATGAAGTTTGAATGTGAGCCTCCAGAAGAATTTAATCAGACTCTGGAGGCTCTTCGCAGCAGAAGTTGA
- the lspA gene encoding signal peptidase II, which produces MFIYYLLAGAVILIDQLTKWIIVQQMELRESIPIIEGFFYITSHRNTGAAWGILAGQMWFFYIITVVVIGFLIYYMKQYAKASRFVGVALALILAGAVGNFIDRLFRKEVVDFLDFYIGSYNYPIFNVADSSLVVGVICVMIATFVDERQKKRGTSK; this is translated from the coding sequence ATGTTCATCTATTACTTATTGGCTGGAGCTGTTATCCTGATTGATCAGCTGACAAAGTGGATCATCGTACAGCAAATGGAGTTAAGGGAATCCATTCCCATTATAGAAGGTTTCTTCTACATAACATCTCATCGCAATACAGGAGCGGCCTGGGGCATACTCGCAGGCCAAATGTGGTTCTTTTACATTATTACTGTAGTGGTAATTGGATTCCTTATTTATTATATGAAGCAATATGCGAAAGCCAGCAGGTTCGTCGGCGTTGCTCTTGCATTGATACTGGCAGGGGCTGTAGGAAATTTTATCGACCGGCTGTTTCGTAAAGAGGTCGTAGACTTTCTCGATTTTTATATTGGAAGTTACAATTATCCAATCTTTAATGTGGCAGATTCCTCGTTAGTCGTTGGAGTGATCTGTGTAATGATTGCCACATTTGTAGATGAGCGTCAAAAGAAAAGGGGAACATCGAAGTGA
- the ileS gene encoding isoleucine--tRNA ligase has translation MNYKDTLLMPKTDFPMRGNLPNREPEMQKAWEEADIYNQVQERTEGRPLFVLHDGPPYANGSLHMGHALNKTLKDFIVRYKSMSGYHAPYVPGWDTHGLPIESALAKKKVDRKKMPLAEFRQKCAEYALGQIDNQRNEFKRMGVRGDWDNPYITLNKDFEAEQIKVFGEMAKKGYIYKGLKPVFWSPSSESALAEAEIEYQDKRSPSIYVSFEVKDGKDLLEGGEKFIIWTTTPWTIPANLAVALNPGTDYAVVKVDQDKFIVANDLLEEVAAKLEWENHEVAQVFKGKEADRITAQHPIYDRESLVVLGDHVTTDGGTGCVHTAPGHGEDDFWVGQQYGLDVLCPVDNKGVFTEEAPGYEGLFYDKANKPITDKLKEAGALLQLEFITHSYPHDWRTKKPTIFRATDQWFASIKDFRKELLDEINQVEWTPKWGETRLYNMVRDRQDWCISRQRTWGVPIPVFYGENGEPVITDETIEHVSELFREHGSNVWFEREAKDLLPKGFTSEHSPNGEFTKEMDIMDVWFDSGSTHQGVLEHREDLQRPADLYLEGSDQYRGWFNSSLSTAVAVTGKAPFKGILSHGFVLDGKGHKMSKSLGNVIVPDKVMKQLGADIIRLWVSSSDYQADVRISDEILKQVAEVYRKIRNTFRFLLGNLHDFDPKTDAVSKENMQEVDQYMLHRLNQLVEDSRKAYEAYEFSTVYNKIHNFCTIDLSSFYLDFAKDVLYIEAADHLHRRSIQTVYYETLTALVKLMAPIIPHTTDEVWKYLPGVEEQSVQLTDMPNAGSPANQDLVDKWDHFMEIRDDVLKALEEARNEKVIGKSLEAHVTIEPKDDKTKQVLASIEDLHQLLIVSEAEVSSEASDAKEYDWVKVTVTKHTGEKCERCWVSSHEIGKDSNHPELCPRCAAVVEKHYVS, from the coding sequence ATGAATTATAAAGACACCTTATTAATGCCAAAAACAGATTTCCCCATGCGTGGAAATTTACCAAACCGCGAGCCTGAAATGCAAAAGGCATGGGAAGAAGCGGATATTTACAATCAGGTACAAGAGCGTACAGAGGGGCGTCCTTTGTTTGTTCTTCACGATGGGCCTCCTTATGCGAACGGCAGTCTTCACATGGGGCATGCTTTAAATAAAACATTAAAAGATTTTATTGTTCGTTATAAGTCTATGTCCGGCTATCACGCACCGTATGTGCCAGGCTGGGATACACACGGCCTTCCGATCGAGTCAGCTTTGGCGAAGAAGAAAGTGGACCGTAAAAAAATGCCGCTTGCGGAGTTTCGCCAGAAGTGTGCGGAATATGCACTTGGGCAGATCGATAACCAGCGTAATGAATTTAAACGCATGGGTGTCCGCGGGGATTGGGATAATCCTTATATTACATTGAACAAAGATTTTGAAGCCGAGCAGATCAAAGTGTTTGGCGAAATGGCGAAAAAAGGATACATTTATAAAGGGTTAAAACCTGTTTTTTGGTCTCCTTCCTCAGAATCTGCATTAGCGGAAGCAGAAATCGAGTATCAGGATAAGCGTTCACCGTCTATTTATGTGAGCTTTGAAGTAAAAGACGGAAAGGATTTACTTGAAGGCGGAGAGAAATTTATTATCTGGACGACAACTCCTTGGACGATTCCAGCCAACCTGGCTGTTGCGTTAAATCCTGGTACAGATTATGCCGTCGTTAAGGTAGATCAGGATAAATTTATTGTCGCAAACGACTTACTAGAAGAAGTAGCAGCTAAGCTTGAGTGGGAAAATCATGAAGTGGCTCAAGTTTTCAAAGGGAAAGAAGCTGACCGTATTACGGCACAGCACCCGATCTATGACCGTGAGTCCCTTGTCGTACTTGGAGACCACGTAACAACAGATGGGGGTACAGGATGTGTACACACCGCTCCCGGCCACGGGGAAGATGACTTCTGGGTAGGACAGCAGTACGGACTTGATGTACTTTGCCCTGTCGATAATAAAGGTGTATTTACCGAAGAGGCCCCAGGATATGAAGGGTTATTCTATGATAAAGCCAATAAGCCGATTACAGATAAGTTAAAAGAAGCAGGAGCTCTGCTTCAACTTGAGTTCATCACTCACTCTTATCCGCACGACTGGCGTACGAAGAAGCCGACGATTTTCCGTGCTACTGATCAGTGGTTTGCTTCCATTAAAGATTTCCGTAAAGAGCTGCTTGATGAAATTAATCAAGTGGAGTGGACGCCGAAATGGGGAGAGACCCGTCTTTATAATATGGTAAGAGACCGTCAAGACTGGTGTATTTCCCGTCAGCGTACATGGGGTGTGCCAATTCCAGTCTTTTATGGAGAAAATGGCGAGCCTGTTATCACGGATGAAACGATCGAGCATGTATCTGAGCTGTTCCGTGAGCACGGTTCAAACGTCTGGTTCGAACGCGAAGCAAAAGACCTTCTTCCTAAAGGATTTACTTCCGAGCACAGTCCAAACGGCGAATTCACAAAAGAAATGGACATTATGGACGTTTGGTTTGATTCCGGCTCTACTCACCAGGGCGTATTAGAGCATCGCGAAGACCTACAGCGTCCGGCCGATCTATATTTAGAAGGTTCTGACCAATATCGCGGCTGGTTTAACTCATCACTTTCTACAGCTGTTGCTGTTACTGGAAAAGCCCCATTCAAAGGCATTTTAAGCCACGGATTTGTTCTGGATGGCAAAGGTCATAAAATGAGTAAATCCCTCGGAAATGTTATCGTTCCGGACAAAGTGATGAAACAGCTTGGAGCAGACATTATCCGCTTGTGGGTATCGTCTTCTGATTATCAGGCCGATGTAAGAATTTCTGATGAAATCTTAAAGCAGGTGGCAGAAGTTTATCGTAAGATTCGCAACACGTTCCGTTTCTTACTCGGTAACCTTCATGACTTTGATCCGAAGACAGATGCTGTTTCAAAAGAGAACATGCAGGAAGTGGATCAATACATGCTTCACCGTTTAAATCAGCTTGTGGAGGACTCCCGTAAAGCGTATGAGGCGTATGAATTCTCTACTGTTTACAATAAAATTCATAACTTCTGTACGATCGATTTAAGCTCTTTCTATCTCGATTTTGCAAAAGATGTATTGTATATCGAAGCAGCAGATCATCTACACCGCCGCAGCATTCAAACGGTTTACTATGAAACGCTAACGGCGCTTGTTAAGCTGATGGCACCGATTATTCCGCATACGACCGATGAGGTTTGGAAGTACCTTCCTGGCGTTGAGGAACAGAGTGTCCAGCTGACAGATATGCCTAACGCCGGAAGCCCTGCCAATCAAGACTTAGTGGATAAGTGGGATCACTTCATGGAAATCCGTGATGATGTTCTTAAAGCGCTTGAGGAAGCTCGTAATGAAAAAGTAATTGGTAAGTCTCTCGAAGCTCACGTAACGATTGAGCCAAAAGATGACAAAACGAAACAGGTGCTAGCATCTATTGAAGATCTTCATCAGCTGCTGATTGTATCTGAAGCAGAAGTAAGCAGTGAAGCTTCTGATGCGAAAGAATATGACTGGGTGAAAGTAACTGTTACGAAGCATACAGGAGAGAAATGTGAACGCTGCTGGGTTTCTTCCCACGAAATCGGCAAGGATTCAAATCATCCGGAACTTTGTCCGCGTTGTGCAGCTGTTGTTGAAAAACATTATGTATCTTAA
- a CDS encoding DivIVA domain-containing protein, which yields MPLTPLDIHNKEFTRGFRGYDEDEVNEFLDQVIKDYEIVIRKKKELEREVEQLNERVGHFNTIETTLNKSILVAQETAEEVKTNAAKESKLIIKEAEKNADRIINEALAKSRRISHEVEEMKKQAKVFKMRLRMLVEAQVQMIENDDWDHLLDTQFPHGEAAEPKISEEQEAEKEYAEK from the coding sequence GTGCCTTTAACACCATTAGATATCCATAATAAAGAGTTTACCCGCGGATTTAGAGGTTATGACGAAGATGAAGTCAACGAATTTCTTGATCAGGTAATCAAAGACTATGAAATTGTCATCCGTAAAAAGAAAGAGTTAGAGAGAGAAGTGGAGCAATTAAATGAGCGTGTAGGCCACTTTAATACTATTGAAACCACATTAAATAAGTCTATTCTCGTTGCCCAGGAGACAGCAGAAGAAGTAAAAACGAATGCTGCCAAGGAATCTAAGTTAATCATTAAAGAAGCTGAAAAGAACGCTGATCGAATTATAAATGAAGCACTGGCGAAATCGCGCCGGATTTCTCACGAAGTAGAAGAAATGAAGAAACAGGCCAAAGTTTTTAAAATGAGACTGCGTATGCTTGTAGAAGCACAGGTGCAGATGATTGAAAACGACGACTGGGACCATCTGCTGGATACTCAGTTTCCTCACGGTGAAGCAGCTGAGCCAAAAATATCCGAGGAACAAGAAGCTGAAAAAGAGTACGCAGAAAAATAA
- a CDS encoding RNA-binding protein, with amino-acid sequence MEIYQHFREEERPFIDQMLSLQSDVEMRFERKETDFLNPREQQILKSVMGTHPDLKWSLSGGPHNAERKRAIIAPEYEMIEEEDFSLTLLEAEYAEKFLTIEHRDVLGSFMALGIKREKLGDLVVKEGKIHIVTASEISDYIRMNFTSIKNANVQFSEKPLDEIMESDETWKFKDSTISSLRLDVVVKEIYGVSRKKAAMFIEAQHVKVNFRTVDNPAFIVEEGDLISVRGKGRSQLSVIHGRTKKDKYKVTTGQLN; translated from the coding sequence ATGGAAATTTATCAGCATTTCAGGGAGGAGGAGCGTCCGTTTATCGATCAGATGTTATCTCTGCAGAGCGATGTAGAGATGAGGTTTGAGCGGAAAGAAACTGATTTTCTAAACCCCAGGGAACAGCAGATTTTAAAAAGCGTGATGGGCACGCATCCCGATCTAAAGTGGAGTTTATCAGGCGGTCCGCACAACGCTGAGAGAAAGAGGGCAATCATCGCTCCTGAATACGAAATGATTGAAGAAGAGGACTTTTCCTTAACATTGCTTGAAGCAGAATATGCTGAGAAATTTTTAACGATTGAGCACCGCGATGTGCTTGGGTCATTTATGGCACTCGGCATTAAGCGTGAAAAGCTTGGAGACCTTGTCGTTAAGGAAGGAAAGATACATATCGTTACAGCATCGGAAATCAGCGACTATATTCGAATGAATTTTACGTCGATCAAAAATGCGAATGTTCAGTTCTCAGAGAAGCCGCTTGATGAAATAATGGAAAGTGATGAGACATGGAAGTTTAAAGACAGTACGATTTCTTCGTTAAGGCTTGATGTCGTTGTAAAAGAGATCTACGGCGTTTCGAGAAAGAAAGCAGCGATGTTTATTGAAGCCCAGCATGTGAAGGTCAATTTCCGCACCGTGGACAACCCTGCATTTATCGTGGAAGAAGGGGACCTGATATCGGTAAGAGGAAAGGGACGGAGCCAGCTTTCGGTGATCCATGGCAGAACAAAGAAGGATAAATACAAGGTAACCACAGGACAATTAAATTAG
- a CDS encoding YggT family protein: MGVLFQLLFTAINIYSWILIIYILLSWFPGARESSFGEVLAKLAEPFLEPFRKIIPPLGMIDISPIVAILVLRFAGSGLQELYRMIVTM; this comes from the coding sequence ATGGGGGTATTGTTTCAACTACTATTCACAGCAATTAATATTTACAGCTGGATATTAATCATTTACATTTTATTGTCCTGGTTCCCAGGAGCGAGAGAGTCCAGTTTTGGCGAAGTTTTAGCTAAGCTTGCCGAGCCGTTTCTTGAGCCGTTCCGCAAGATTATTCCACCGCTTGGAATGATTGATATCTCACCAATCGTTGCTATTTTAGTGCTTCGATTTGCAGGTTCTGGCTTACAGGAACTCTATCGTATGATTGTTACGATGTAG
- a CDS encoding cell division protein SepF — translation MSMKNKLKSFFTLEDEYEYVEEETMEDTKQQEEVTPMQRNRQQQPSETQNIVSLKSAKSSSKMVLSEPKTYNEAQEIADQLVNRRAVVINLQRVDHTQAKRIVDFLSGTVYAIGGDIQKLGTQTFLCTPDNVEISGSITEMIAAEEEDRNRRW, via the coding sequence TTGAGTATGAAAAACAAATTAAAATCATTTTTTACGCTTGAAGATGAATACGAATACGTTGAAGAAGAAACAATGGAAGATACCAAACAACAGGAAGAAGTAACACCAATGCAGCGTAACAGGCAGCAGCAGCCATCTGAAACTCAAAATATCGTAAGCTTAAAAAGCGCCAAAAGCTCTTCCAAAATGGTGCTAAGTGAACCGAAAACCTATAATGAAGCTCAGGAAATAGCTGATCAGCTGGTAAACCGCAGAGCTGTCGTTATTAATCTGCAGCGTGTAGATCATACACAGGCAAAGAGAATTGTAGATTTTTTAAGCGGTACCGTTTATGCTATAGGTGGAGATATTCAGAAATTAGGCACACAGACATTTCTGTGTACACCTGATAACGTCGAAATTTCAGGATCAATTACTGAAATGATCGCGGCCGAAGAAGAAGATAGAAACAGAAGGTGGTAA
- a CDS encoding YggS family pyridoxal phosphate-dependent enzyme: MTVADNLAEMKQIIQHACKNCERNPDDITIIGVTKYVSIERAREALKAGVKNLGENRREGFLEKYEAIGSDAAWHFIGSLQSRKVKDIINEVDYIHSLDRKSLAKEIQKRADKTVPCFVQVNVSGEDSKHGLDPAEVEDFIHSLKGYDKIKIVGLMTMAPHIDKEEELRAVFRKLRALRDIIRDQKLDHAPCEWLSMGMSNDYKLAIEEGATHIRVGSSLVG, encoded by the coding sequence ATGACCGTAGCAGACAACTTAGCAGAAATGAAGCAGATTATACAGCACGCTTGCAAAAACTGTGAGCGCAATCCTGATGATATTACAATTATTGGGGTTACTAAATATGTTTCGATCGAGCGGGCAAGAGAGGCTCTAAAAGCAGGTGTTAAGAACCTTGGAGAGAACCGCCGCGAAGGCTTCTTAGAAAAGTATGAAGCAATAGGCAGTGATGCCGCCTGGCACTTTATCGGCTCACTGCAGTCGCGAAAAGTAAAAGATATCATCAATGAAGTAGACTATATCCATTCTCTTGACAGGAAGTCACTGGCGAAGGAAATTCAAAAGAGGGCAGACAAGACTGTCCCGTGCTTCGTTCAGGTGAATGTCAGCGGAGAAGACTCAAAGCATGGACTGGACCCTGCAGAAGTTGAAGATTTCATCCACTCTCTTAAAGGCTACGATAAAATAAAAATCGTCGGTTTAATGACGATGGCGCCTCACATCGATAAGGAAGAAGAGCTTCGCGCCGTCTTCAGAAAACTGAGGGCTTTAAGGGATATTATCCGCGATCAGAAGTTAGACCATGCACCTTGTGAATGGCTGTCGATGGGAATGAGCAATGACTATAAGCTGGCTATTGAAGAAGGAGCCACTCATATTCGAGTGGGATCGAGCTTGGTTGGATAA
- the pgeF gene encoding peptidoglycan editing factor PgeF: MTEPFQLKTARQLTCFTKYKVTAGITTRQGGYSEVPYDSLNMGLHVSDLSETVIKNRQALAEELNQPLSHWVMGEQVHGTEVKVADNSHKGQGAFVHDEAIAGVDGLITNQKDILLTAFYADCVPLLFIDSTTGWIGIAHAGWKGTVGGISRAMISKMAEQGADLNSLSMVIGPCISQKNYEVDQRVVDHIPESFRGEVLKQGSQGKFNLDLKELNRSLAIESGLAPKNIAISSYCTYEEESLFFSHRRDQGQTGRMLAFIGWTS; encoded by the coding sequence ATGACCGAACCCTTCCAGCTAAAAACAGCCAGGCAGCTCACGTGTTTTACGAAGTACAAGGTGACAGCCGGGATAACAACAAGACAAGGCGGATACAGTGAAGTTCCGTACGACAGTTTAAATATGGGACTTCACGTATCAGATTTATCAGAGACAGTTATTAAAAACCGTCAGGCCTTAGCAGAGGAACTCAATCAGCCTCTGAGCCATTGGGTGATGGGCGAACAAGTTCACGGCACGGAAGTTAAAGTAGCAGACAATTCTCATAAAGGACAAGGAGCATTTGTCCACGATGAAGCGATCGCCGGGGTAGATGGACTTATTACAAATCAGAAGGACATTTTGCTGACGGCATTTTATGCTGATTGTGTACCCTTGCTGTTTATTGATTCAACCACAGGTTGGATTGGCATCGCTCATGCGGGATGGAAAGGCACCGTTGGAGGCATTTCGCGTGCCATGATTTCTAAGATGGCGGAGCAGGGAGCTGACCTAAACTCATTGTCTATGGTGATAGGACCATGCATCAGCCAGAAAAACTATGAAGTAGATCAGCGTGTAGTTGACCATATTCCTGAATCCTTTCGAGGTGAAGTTTTAAAACAAGGATCACAGGGTAAATTCAATCTTGACCTGAAAGAATTAAATCGAAGCCTAGCCATAGAAAGCGGCCTTGCGCCGAAAAATATTGCGATAAGCAGTTATTGCACCTATGAAGAGGAAAGTTTGTTTTTCTCCCACCGACGCGACCAGGGGCAGACGGGAAGAATGCTTGCTTTTATAGGCTGGACGAGTTGA
- a CDS encoding YlmC/YmxH family sporulation protein translates to MKISELQVKDVIAMETGERLGYITDLDIDSQRGQLKGLVLKLKGKAMGMFGKDEELVIPWSQIVNIGADVILVKKSGYSSRSGDQKIE, encoded by the coding sequence ATGAAAATCTCTGAGTTACAAGTAAAAGACGTCATCGCCATGGAAACAGGGGAAAGGCTTGGTTATATAACCGATTTGGATATTGATAGTCAGCGCGGCCAGCTGAAAGGACTCGTTTTGAAATTAAAGGGAAAAGCGATGGGGATGTTCGGAAAAGATGAAGAACTAGTGATTCCTTGGAGCCAGATCGTAAATATCGGAGCTGATGTGATCCTTGTTAAGAAATCAGGCTATAGCTCTAGGTCAGGGGACCAAAAGATCGAATAA
- the sigG gene encoding RNA polymerase sporulation sigma factor SigG has translation MTRHKVEICGVDTSKLPVLKNKEMRALFERLQSGDTEAREILVNGNLRLVLSVIQRFNNRGEYGDDLFQVGCIGLMKSIDNFDLSHNVKFSTYAVPMIIGEIRRYLRDNNPIRVSRSLRDTAYKALQMREKMISETSKDPAPHEIAEKMGIPHEDVVFAMDAIQDPVSLFEPIYNDGGDPIYVVDQLKDDREKDSIWLDELSLREGMKKLNEREKMILTKRFFQGKTQMEVAEEIGISQAQVSRLEKAAIKEMNSSMFQ, from the coding sequence TTGACACGACATAAAGTAGAAATATGCGGTGTAGACACATCTAAGCTTCCAGTACTTAAAAACAAAGAGATGAGGGCCCTGTTTGAGCGGTTGCAATCAGGAGATACAGAAGCAAGAGAGATTCTAGTGAATGGGAATTTGCGTCTCGTCTTATCGGTGATCCAGCGGTTTAATAACCGTGGAGAGTATGGTGACGACTTATTTCAAGTGGGCTGTATCGGCCTTATGAAATCCATTGATAATTTCGACTTAAGTCATAATGTGAAATTTTCCACCTATGCTGTCCCAATGATCATTGGTGAAATCCGAAGATATTTAAGGGATAATAATCCGATTCGTGTCTCCCGATCGCTAAGGGACACAGCTTACAAAGCCCTTCAAATGCGTGAAAAAATGATTAGTGAAACATCGAAAGACCCCGCTCCACATGAAATTGCCGAGAAAATGGGCATTCCGCATGAAGATGTTGTTTTCGCAATGGATGCGATTCAAGATCCTGTTTCTTTATTTGAACCCATTTACAATGATGGGGGAGATCCAATTTACGTCGTCGACCAGTTAAAAGATGACCGTGAAAAAGATTCGATCTGGCTAGATGAATTATCCTTGCGCGAAGGCATGAAAAAACTCAATGAGCGCGAAAAAATGATATTAACGAAGCGATTTTTCCAAGGAAAAACCCAAATGGAAGTGGCCGAAGAAATCGGCATTTCCCAAGCTCAGGTATCCCGTTTAGAGAAAGCAGCCATCAAAGAAATGAATTCATCTATGTTTCAATAA
- the sigE gene encoding RNA polymerase sporulation sigma factor SigE: MKWKFKLKFYLYKLALKLGIKQKEIYYIGGSEALPPPLSREEERDLLERLPKGDKAARAMLIERNLRLVVYIARKFENTGLNIEDLISIGTIGLIKAVNTFDPEKKIKLATYASRCIENEILMHLRKSNKLKTEVSFDEPLNVDWDGNELLLSDILGTEEDLITKGIEKKVDKKLLISALEQLSDREKEIMELRFGLIGKKEKTQKDVADMLGISQSYISRLEKKIIRRLQREFDKMV; the protein is encoded by the coding sequence ATGAAATGGAAGTTTAAACTTAAATTTTACTTATACAAATTAGCGCTTAAGCTCGGCATTAAGCAAAAAGAAATTTACTACATTGGAGGTAGTGAAGCACTTCCGCCGCCGCTCAGCCGGGAAGAGGAAAGAGATCTGCTTGAAAGGCTGCCTAAAGGTGATAAAGCAGCAAGAGCGATGCTTATTGAGCGGAACTTACGCCTCGTCGTCTATATTGCCCGCAAATTTGAGAACACAGGGTTAAATATTGAAGATTTAATCAGCATCGGAACGATTGGCTTAATTAAAGCGGTAAACACGTTTGATCCGGAGAAAAAGATTAAGCTGGCGACTTATGCATCACGCTGTATTGAGAACGAAATTCTTATGCACCTGCGAAAAAGCAATAAACTCAAGACTGAAGTTTCTTTCGATGAACCTCTTAACGTCGATTGGGATGGCAATGAGCTGCTGCTTTCGGATATTTTAGGCACAGAGGAGGATTTAATTACGAAGGGTATTGAAAAGAAGGTCGACAAAAAACTTCTAATATCAGCACTTGAGCAGCTCAGTGACCGTGAAAAAGAAATTATGGAACTGCGTTTCGGATTGATTGGCAAAAAAGAAAAGACACAAAAAGACGTGGCGGATATGCTTGGTATATCCCAGTCATATATCTCCAGGCTAGAAAAGAAAATCATTCGACGCTTGCAAAGAGAATTCGATAAGATGGTCTAA
- the spoIIGA gene encoding sigma-E processing peptidase SpoIIGA encodes MRRRGGGRRIYLDAVWLLNLLMDGMILYLTQGLTRAKTTNLRILAAAFVASCIVPISVLMPGTWLTTSLGKIAFSLLIVTVAFAYVSFRTAFIQWLTFYFVTFAIGGTMVGVHYFFNSQVMVQGGEWITFSTGYGHPVSWLFVCIGFPVSWIFTKWRMEQIQAHRLKSEDLYQVRVNFMERSALCTGLVDSGNHLVDPISKKMVFLADLHVWKHFFSQEELEKLQTDTVLDQIDEVTEKYHKSLHLIPYQGAGSSGNLMVTFMVDSITVYTPEGKLTIDQPLLGIQHHDLAHDQMYQIIIHPHAAIKGISA; translated from the coding sequence ATACGAAGGAGAGGTGGGGGAAGGAGGATTTACTTAGACGCCGTATGGCTGCTTAATTTATTAATGGATGGAATGATTCTTTACTTAACTCAAGGCCTAACGAGAGCCAAAACGACGAATTTACGGATTCTTGCTGCGGCTTTTGTGGCCTCATGTATTGTTCCTATTAGCGTTCTCATGCCTGGGACCTGGCTGACGACCAGCTTAGGAAAGATCGCATTTTCACTATTAATTGTTACCGTTGCATTTGCTTATGTTTCATTCCGTACCGCATTTATCCAGTGGCTGACTTTTTATTTTGTAACCTTTGCGATTGGAGGAACTATGGTCGGCGTCCACTACTTCTTTAACAGCCAGGTTATGGTTCAAGGAGGCGAATGGATTACTTTTTCCACGGGTTATGGGCATCCCGTCAGTTGGTTGTTTGTCTGTATCGGATTTCCGGTTTCATGGATTTTTACAAAATGGAGGATGGAACAAATTCAAGCCCACCGGCTGAAGTCGGAAGATTTATATCAGGTTCGGGTGAATTTTATGGAAAGAAGCGCTCTATGTACAGGCCTGGTAGACAGCGGCAATCATTTAGTAGATCCTATAAGTAAAAAAATGGTTTTCTTAGCTGACTTGCATGTTTGGAAGCATTTCTTTTCACAGGAAGAATTAGAAAAGCTTCAAACAGACACGGTTCTTGATCAAATAGATGAAGTAACCGAAAAATATCATAAGTCTCTTCACTTAATTCCCTATCAGGGAGCTGGTTCTTCAGGAAATTTAATGGTGACGTTCATGGTGGATTCAATTACAGTTTATACGCCAGAAGGTAAATTAACAATTGACCAGCCGCTGCTTGGCATTCAGCATCATGATTTAGCACATGATCAAATGTATCAAATTATTATTCATCCCCACGCGGCGATTAAGGGGATATCGGCATAA